In Irregularibacter muris, a single window of DNA contains:
- a CDS encoding LacI family DNA-binding transcriptional regulator: MANIREVAKKAGVSVATVSRVLNHPHTVSSPTMELVLATMEKMQYTPNGLARSLALNRSSTIALLIPNILNPLYPQVAKGIEDVAHQKGYNILLCNTEEKQDKEQDYVEMLLEKRVDGIILTASQLKEKDIQKIKNQNIPLVLIGRNIENMEANMVFTDYYMGAYQMTQHLIEIGYREIAHITGLKCQEESKEKLRGYERAIQEAGISLKNNWIIEGDNEIEGGYLGAKKLLRLKEPPQAIFAANDLMAIGAIDAIKSNGLTIPGDIAIVGFDDIKMASLVEPKLTTISQPVYKMGLIAARLLFESIESKHNEEEFNQKIFLQPKLMVRKSCGHEDRVREIFN; encoded by the coding sequence ATGGCAAATATAAGAGAGGTAGCGAAGAAGGCTGGAGTTTCTGTGGCCACTGTTTCAAGGGTGTTAAATCATCCCCATACCGTGTCTTCTCCCACCATGGAGCTAGTGCTAGCCACTATGGAAAAAATGCAATACACCCCCAATGGATTGGCTAGAAGCCTTGCTTTAAACCGCAGCAGTACCATAGCCCTACTTATTCCCAATATCTTAAACCCCTTGTATCCTCAAGTGGCAAAAGGGATAGAGGATGTAGCTCATCAAAAGGGGTATAATATTCTTTTGTGTAATACCGAAGAAAAGCAAGATAAGGAACAAGATTATGTAGAGATGCTATTGGAAAAAAGGGTAGATGGCATCATCTTAACGGCCAGTCAGTTAAAGGAAAAAGACATCCAGAAAATAAAAAATCAGAATATCCCCTTAGTTTTAATCGGAAGAAATATAGAAAATATGGAAGCCAATATGGTATTTACCGATTACTATATGGGGGCCTATCAAATGACTCAACACTTAATAGAGATAGGCTATAGAGAAATAGCTCATATTACAGGACTTAAATGCCAGGAGGAGAGTAAGGAAAAGTTAAGGGGCTATGAAAGGGCAATCCAGGAAGCAGGCATATCCTTGAAAAACAATTGGATTATAGAGGGAGATAATGAGATTGAAGGGGGATATCTGGGGGCAAAAAAATTATTAAGATTAAAAGAACCACCCCAAGCCATTTTTGCAGCCAATGATCTTATGGCTATTGGAGCAATAGATGCCATCAAAAGTAATGGGCTAACTATTCCTGGGGATATAGCTATTGTGGGCTTTGACGATATTAAAATGGCCTCCTTAGTAGAGCCCAAGCTTACGACCATATCTCAACCTGTTTATAAGATGGGATTAATTGCAGCTCGTCTTTTATTTGAAAGCATTGAAAGCAAGCATAATGAAGAGGAGTTTAATCAGAAGATTTTTTTGCAACCTAAGTTGATGGTTAGAAAATCCTGTGGACATGAAGATAGAGTGCGGGAAATTTTCAATTAA